Proteins encoded together in one Anaerotignum propionicum DSM 1682 window:
- a CDS encoding UDP-N-acetylmuramoyl-tripeptide--D-alanyl-D-alanine ligase, translated as MKKMTIGEIIEATNAQVIAVDGLDEVLNKTISHITQNSKEVTKDSLFFAVQGERVDGHQFIEECFEKGIAACLSCKVIAPKKGGVLLLVPDVKKALLKLAAHYRNKFNIPFIGITGSVGKTTTKDMVASVLSQKHDVLWTQGNYNNDIGVPLTLFRLEDHHEIAVIEMGMNHFGEIHALAEVVRPQLGLISNVGVAHIEYLGSREGILKAKCEMFDFMPEDGVAVLNGDNDMLSTLEGKLPQRLRWFGIDNKKDIYADHLELMGMEKTKCTIHTPVGSLDTIIPMPGEHMVLNALSAVTVGLEMGLSFAEIKEGIENFVPTKNRMNIMKLENGITVLNDVYNANPVSVKASLNILANADGRKVAILGFMGELGEYASQMHEEVGVYAAEKGIDLLFCIGKFNVEMEQGARDGGLKAVYCFASQEDFWNEGLALLKNGDAVLVKASRSMALEKTVEKIQGVN; from the coding sequence ATGAAAAAAATGACCATTGGAGAAATCATTGAGGCAACGAACGCACAGGTAATTGCAGTGGACGGTCTGGATGAAGTTTTAAATAAAACCATTTCTCATATTACACAGAATTCTAAGGAAGTAACAAAGGACAGCTTATTCTTTGCAGTACAGGGAGAGCGTGTGGATGGACATCAGTTTATTGAGGAATGCTTTGAAAAGGGGATTGCCGCTTGTTTGTCCTGTAAGGTAATTGCGCCCAAAAAAGGCGGCGTTTTGCTTTTGGTTCCCGACGTAAAAAAGGCTTTGCTGAAATTGGCGGCACATTATAGAAATAAATTTAATATTCCTTTTATTGGAATTACAGGAAGCGTAGGAAAAACCACAACAAAGGATATGGTGGCTTCTGTTTTAAGTCAAAAACACGATGTTCTCTGGACACAAGGGAATTATAACAATGATATTGGTGTTCCTTTAACATTATTCCGCTTGGAGGATCATCATGAAATAGCAGTGATTGAAATGGGTATGAACCATTTCGGAGAAATTCATGCATTGGCGGAAGTTGTGCGACCACAGTTAGGATTGATTTCAAATGTTGGTGTTGCTCATATTGAATATTTGGGTAGTAGAGAGGGTATTTTGAAGGCCAAATGCGAGATGTTCGATTTCATGCCGGAGGATGGCGTTGCAGTTTTAAATGGAGATAATGATATGCTCAGCACGTTAGAGGGTAAGCTTCCTCAAAGATTGCGCTGGTTTGGCATTGACAATAAAAAAGATATTTATGCTGATCATTTGGAACTTATGGGCATGGAAAAAACAAAGTGCACCATTCATACCCCCGTGGGTTCTCTCGATACAATTATACCTATGCCGGGAGAGCACATGGTCTTGAATGCCCTATCTGCGGTTACTGTAGGGCTTGAGATGGGTCTTAGTTTTGCAGAGATAAAAGAGGGCATTGAAAATTTTGTGCCAACGAAGAACCGCATGAATATTATGAAGCTGGAAAACGGTATAACGGTTTTAAATGATGTTTATAATGCAAACCCTGTATCCGTGAAGGCGTCACTGAATATTCTTGCAAATGCGGATGGTCGTAAGGTGGCAATTTTAGGGTTTATGGGAGAGCTTGGAGAATATGCATCTCAAATGCATGAAGAAGTTGGAGTCTATGCCGCAGAAAAAGGAATTGATCTCTTATTCTGTATAGGAAAGTTCAATGTTGAAATGGAGCAAGGCGCAAGAGACGGTGGACTCAAAGCGGTTTATTGCTTTGCTAGTCAAGAGGATTTTTGGAACGAAGGTTTGGCTTTGCTGAAAAATGGGGATGCTGTTTTGGTGAAGGCATCCAGAAGCATGGCATTAGAAAAAACCGTAGAAAAAATACAGGGAGTGAACTAA
- the murD gene encoding UDP-N-acetylmuramoyl-L-alanine--D-glutamate ligase produces the protein MDYKDKKVLVCGMAKSGISAAKLLNTLGASVTLQDMKKQEEIKDSRLLEQEGISLFLGENPDKIVLKQDLIVLSPGIPCDLPFILKAEAGGIPVIGEVELAYTLTPCPVTAITGTNGKTTTTTLVGQIMQAMKPNTAVVGNIGVSYSGEVSRLTKNDWVVAEISSFQMEKAKTFSPHISAVLNISPDHLNRHKTMENYIAMKERIFENQTEEDFCILNYSDEVCRKMAAKTKARVFFFSSQEPLNEGIYLDGDMICVRWDGMQENLVSVHDLQILGIHNYENAMAAAAMAIVAKVPMAIIRDVLKNFCGVAHRIEYVATVDGVDYYNDSKGTNTDASIRAVLAMRKPIVLIGGGYDKGVSFDEWTKLFPGRVKHLVLIGVTAQQIKASAEKFGFTDISICETFEEAVNLCRESSNEGDCVLLSPACASWGMFDNYEQRGDMFKEQVKGFRL, from the coding sequence TTGGACTATAAGGATAAAAAAGTTTTGGTTTGCGGTATGGCGAAAAGCGGCATCTCTGCTGCCAAGCTTTTAAATACACTAGGGGCGAGTGTTACCCTTCAGGATATGAAAAAGCAAGAGGAAATAAAAGATTCTCGGCTTTTGGAGCAAGAGGGAATTTCCCTTTTTCTGGGAGAAAATCCAGATAAAATTGTTTTAAAGCAGGATTTAATTGTATTAAGCCCCGGGATTCCTTGTGATCTTCCTTTTATTCTAAAGGCAGAGGCTGGAGGGATTCCTGTCATTGGTGAGGTTGAATTGGCATACACTCTTACGCCCTGTCCTGTGACAGCAATTACAGGTACAAACGGAAAAACGACTACCACTACCCTTGTGGGGCAGATTATGCAGGCGATGAAGCCTAATACGGCGGTGGTAGGGAATATTGGTGTTTCTTACAGTGGTGAGGTATCACGGTTGACGAAAAATGATTGGGTAGTGGCGGAAATCAGTAGTTTCCAGATGGAAAAGGCAAAAACCTTTTCTCCCCATATCAGTGCAGTATTGAACATTTCACCTGACCACTTAAATCGTCACAAAACCATGGAAAATTATATTGCCATGAAGGAACGCATTTTTGAGAATCAGACGGAAGAAGATTTTTGTATCCTAAATTATAGTGATGAGGTATGCCGAAAGATGGCGGCAAAAACAAAGGCGAGGGTATTTTTCTTTAGCAGTCAAGAGCCTTTGAATGAGGGAATTTATCTGGATGGTGATATGATTTGTGTTCGCTGGGATGGCATGCAGGAAAATTTAGTTTCTGTTCATGACCTGCAAATATTGGGCATTCATAATTATGAGAATGCCATGGCGGCGGCGGCAATGGCTATTGTTGCAAAAGTGCCTATGGCTATCATCAGAGATGTTTTGAAAAATTTCTGCGGCGTTGCCCATAGAATTGAGTATGTTGCAACAGTTGATGGCGTAGATTATTATAATGACTCCAAAGGCACCAATACGGATGCTTCTATCCGTGCTGTGCTTGCCATGAGAAAACCCATTGTTTTGATTGGTGGAGGCTATGACAAAGGTGTATCCTTTGATGAATGGACGAAGCTTTTTCCAGGCAGAGTGAAGCATCTTGTTTTAATTGGTGTTACGGCCCAGCAAATTAAGGCGTCTGCGGAGAAATTTGGTTTCACTGATATTTCTATCTGTGAAACTTTCGAGGAAGCTGTTAATCTTTGCCGAGAATCATCCAATGAAGGGGACTGTGTCTTGCTTTCCCCTGCCTGCGCCAGCTGGGGCATGTTTGATAATTACGAGCAGCGGGGAGATATGTTTAAAGAGCAAGTAAAGGGGTTTAGACTTTAA
- a CDS encoding UDP-N-acetylmuramoyl-L-alanyl-D-glutamate--2,6-diaminopimelate ligase, giving the protein MELQKLLEGVSYKVLQGNLSIEVEKIEYDSRKVLAGDVFVCVTGFQVDGHKFGAKAVENGVVALICEHMPEGIDGKVPVVQVENAREALAFMAVNYYNRPSEKMHVVGVTGTNGKTTTTYLIKSVLDHIGKKVGVIGTIENRIGDKILHTERTTPESKELQELLDTMVKEDVSHVVMEVSSHSLDLHRVDGISYEIGIFTNLTQDHLDYHKTMENYKEAKSKLFQRAKKSVINMDDAAGSFMKDKATGQVLSFAVDNAADLQAKDIEITAEGTDFSLFWDEKEYHVHLSTPGRFSVYNALGAIGACLLLEIPMEDIITGLQENHGVTGRFQAVRSKKGYQAVVDYAHTPDGLDNILKTAREFAKGRIITIFGCGGDRDKTKRPIMGEIAGNGSDFCIITSDNPRTEDPLTILNEVEVGMKKTPCPYEKVADRGEAILKGAKMAKAGDVIIIAGKGHETYQIFKDCTIHFDDMEEIRKAFGEDCL; this is encoded by the coding sequence ATGGAATTGCAAAAGCTGTTAGAAGGGGTTTCCTATAAAGTATTACAAGGAAATCTATCCATTGAAGTGGAAAAAATTGAGTATGACTCCCGAAAGGTTCTTGCGGGAGATGTTTTTGTGTGTGTTACCGGTTTTCAGGTGGATGGACATAAGTTTGGGGCGAAAGCAGTGGAAAACGGTGTAGTTGCCTTGATTTGTGAGCATATGCCTGAGGGTATCGACGGGAAAGTTCCAGTTGTACAGGTGGAGAATGCCCGTGAGGCCTTGGCCTTTATGGCGGTGAATTATTATAATAGGCCTTCTGAAAAAATGCATGTAGTTGGTGTTACCGGAACAAACGGAAAAACCACTACCACATATTTAATCAAGTCCGTTTTAGACCATATCGGAAAAAAAGTTGGTGTTATAGGAACCATTGAGAATCGTATTGGGGATAAAATACTCCATACAGAGCGTACTACCCCTGAATCCAAAGAACTTCAGGAATTATTGGACACTATGGTGAAAGAGGATGTCAGCCATGTGGTTATGGAGGTATCCTCCCATTCCTTAGATTTGCATAGAGTAGATGGTATTTCATATGAAATTGGAATTTTTACAAATTTAACTCAAGACCATTTGGATTACCATAAAACCATGGAGAATTATAAAGAGGCAAAATCAAAGCTATTTCAACGTGCAAAAAAAAGTGTAATCAATATGGACGATGCCGCTGGTAGTTTTATGAAGGATAAAGCGACTGGTCAGGTATTGAGCTTTGCTGTTGATAACGCCGCTGATTTACAGGCAAAAGATATTGAAATTACTGCTGAGGGTACGGATTTTTCTTTGTTTTGGGATGAAAAAGAATATCATGTCCATTTGAGTACACCTGGCAGATTCAGTGTTTATAATGCCTTGGGTGCCATTGGAGCATGCTTGCTTTTGGAAATTCCCATGGAAGATATTATTACAGGGCTTCAAGAAAATCATGGGGTAACTGGTCGTTTTCAGGCTGTTCGCAGCAAAAAAGGATACCAAGCCGTTGTGGATTATGCCCATACGCCGGATGGGCTGGATAATATTTTGAAAACTGCTCGTGAATTTGCCAAAGGACGTATTATTACCATTTTTGGCTGTGGTGGTGACAGAGATAAAACAAAACGGCCAATCATGGGTGAAATTGCAGGCAATGGCTCTGACTTTTGTATTATTACCTCAGATAATCCCAGAACGGAAGACCCTCTAACCATCTTAAATGAGGTGGAAGTAGGGATGAAAAAAACACCTTGTCCCTATGAAAAAGTTGCTGACAGAGGAGAGGCGATTTTAAAAGGTGCAAAAATGGCAAAGGCCGGCGATGTGATTATCATTGCTGGGAAGGGACATGAAACCTATCAGATTTTTAAAGACTGTACCATTCATTTTGACGATATGGAAGAGATACGAAAGGCTTTTGGTGAAGATTGCTTATGA
- the mraY gene encoding phospho-N-acetylmuramoyl-pentapeptide-transferase: MGSLEQAVYAIIISFVVGVILCPVMIPMLHKLKFGQNVRDDGPQSHLQKQGTPTMGGIAFLIAFAVAAAFFMRGNIDGTVIVLVTVCYGIIGFLDDYIKVVKKRSLGLRAIQKILLQLIVTGAFCWYMYYSGIGTEVYIPFGHGASIDMGILFVPFLFVAILGTVNGVNLTDGLDGLAGGVTLIVAAFFAVVAWAAGSTVSPICGAIIGGLLAFLIFNSYPAKVFMGDTGSLALGGFIASTAFILKMPIFILIVGFIYLLESISTMLQVGYFKLTKRKCGAGKRLFKMAPFHHHLEQSGWRETKVVTLFYVATAMLCLIGFLGSNGIF; the protein is encoded by the coding sequence GTGGGGTCTTTGGAACAGGCGGTATACGCAATCATTATATCTTTCGTGGTAGGGGTTATCCTTTGTCCGGTTATGATTCCTATGCTGCATAAATTAAAATTTGGGCAAAATGTAAGGGATGATGGACCTCAAAGCCATTTGCAAAAGCAAGGAACGCCAACTATGGGCGGCATTGCCTTTTTAATTGCATTTGCTGTAGCAGCAGCATTTTTTATGAGAGGAAATATCGATGGCACCGTTATTGTTTTGGTAACGGTATGTTATGGTATTATTGGTTTTTTGGATGACTATATCAAGGTTGTGAAAAAACGCTCCCTAGGACTGCGGGCTATACAGAAAATATTGTTACAGCTCATTGTGACAGGGGCTTTTTGCTGGTATATGTATTATAGCGGAATTGGCACTGAGGTATATATTCCTTTTGGACATGGCGCAAGCATTGATATGGGAATCCTTTTTGTACCATTTTTATTTGTCGCAATACTAGGGACAGTAAATGGGGTTAACTTGACCGATGGTTTGGATGGTCTGGCAGGCGGTGTTACGCTAATTGTGGCAGCTTTTTTTGCAGTCGTAGCTTGGGCGGCAGGAAGCACCGTTTCACCCATTTGTGGAGCAATTATCGGTGGATTGCTGGCGTTTTTGATTTTTAATTCCTATCCTGCAAAGGTTTTTATGGGGGACACAGGTTCCCTTGCCTTAGGTGGATTCATTGCCTCTACGGCTTTTATATTAAAGATGCCAATTTTTATTTTAATAGTTGGCTTCATTTATCTTTTGGAATCCATCAGTACAATGCTTCAGGTTGGTTATTTTAAGCTGACAAAACGAAAATGTGGCGCAGGTAAAAGATTGTTTAAAATGGCGCCATTTCATCATCATTTGGAGCAGAGCGGCTGGAGAGAAACAAAGGTTGTCACACTTTTCTATGTGGCCACGGCTATGCTTTGTTTAATTGGTTTTTTAGGAAGTAATGGTATTTTTTAA
- the ftsW gene encoding putative lipid II flippase FtsW, with translation MGRGYSQRKGSTAKRKRIKPDSFDFTVMFVALTLMLFGVVMIFSASYYTTMTGAKYNYDMFFFLKRQSVWVVLGVVAMVFCMNIPYSFWKRFALLAYWASNVFLLLLPFIGIEAGGQKRWLGVGMLQFQPSEFTKLALVLYFSQYIVSHRQDLANFRGFFKALMVLALPVGLIAISNFSSALLIMLMGLTMLFIGSPKIWYFVAGAGAIIPAGVLAVVLFPYRLSRIRIWLDPWSDPTGKGFQTIQGLYAVASGGIFGLGLGQSRQKTFVPESHNDIIFAIICEELGIIGAALVIILFAVLIWRGIKIAMNAKDTYGTLMATGITSVIAFQAIINIGVVTNTIPNTGQPLPFISYGGTSLLFLTIMIGLLLNISRYQKD, from the coding sequence ATGGGAAGAGGGTATAGCCAAAGGAAGGGTTCAACTGCAAAAAGAAAACGAATTAAACCCGATTCCTTCGATTTCACGGTAATGTTCGTTGCGTTGACACTGATGTTATTTGGTGTAGTAATGATTTTTAGCGCTAGCTACTACACAACCATGACCGGTGCCAAGTATAACTATGATATGTTTTTTTTCCTAAAGCGTCAAAGTGTTTGGGTGGTTTTGGGTGTCGTGGCGATGGTTTTTTGCATGAATATTCCTTATAGTTTCTGGAAGCGCTTTGCCCTATTGGCTTATTGGGCTTCAAATGTTTTCTTGCTTTTGCTGCCTTTTATTGGGATTGAGGCCGGTGGGCAGAAACGTTGGCTGGGGGTAGGCATGTTGCAGTTTCAGCCATCAGAATTTACAAAATTGGCATTGGTCCTTTATTTCTCCCAATACATTGTAAGTCATAGACAGGATTTGGCGAATTTCCGAGGGTTTTTTAAGGCGCTGATGGTTTTGGCTTTACCTGTAGGATTGATTGCAATTTCAAACTTCTCTTCCGCTTTGTTGATTATGTTGATGGGTCTGACAATGCTGTTCATCGGGAGCCCTAAAATTTGGTATTTTGTTGCGGGAGCGGGGGCAATTATTCCGGCAGGTGTTCTTGCTGTTGTATTATTCCCATATCGCCTAAGTAGAATTAGGATATGGTTAGACCCTTGGTCTGACCCCACAGGAAAGGGCTTTCAGACCATTCAGGGGCTTTACGCTGTTGCATCTGGTGGGATTTTTGGCCTTGGTTTGGGGCAGAGCAGGCAGAAAACCTTTGTACCCGAGTCTCATAACGATATTATTTTTGCGATTATTTGCGAAGAGCTGGGCATTATTGGTGCAGCACTCGTGATTATCTTATTCGCAGTTTTAATTTGGCGTGGCATCAAAATTGCCATGAATGCCAAAGATACATATGGAACATTGATGGCCACTGGCATTACATCGGTCATTGCATTTCAGGCGATTATTAATATCGGTGTTGTTACGAATACCATACCAAATACGGGGCAACCTTTGCCCTTTATCAGTTATGGCGGCACATCACTTTTATTTTTAACAATTATGATTGGTTTGCTTTTGAACATTTCAAGATATCAAAAAGACTAA
- a CDS encoding chemotaxis protein CheW — protein MLNQKDEFINKTNLWLSLKLESQLYAIDSSYVESISVLEEPVSVLPDSNIIKRGIIHSRGNVVPIIDLRPALGLKTLEQEQDAFDEMLEQRKNDHILWVREMERCLLEDDTFRLATDPHKCAFGKWYDAYQTNNHSIAFHLSKIDEPHKKLHETAHLAFECPRQCDDCEREKCLRDQLKQDAHTYKDIVVRLLDETKRIFRENTKTMCVTVRDKQDSLLGLLVDEVLAVETITMKDLPPSCMNTSGPQLLSHIGEKQGSDATFLVLNMSGIFSL, from the coding sequence ATGCTGAACCAAAAAGATGAATTTATAAATAAAACGAACCTATGGCTTAGCTTAAAACTTGAATCCCAATTATATGCCATTGATAGTTCTTATGTTGAATCAATCTCTGTATTAGAAGAGCCAGTCAGCGTGTTACCGGATAGTAATATTATAAAACGTGGCATCATTCATTCAAGGGGAAATGTAGTCCCAATTATCGATTTAAGACCCGCATTGGGTTTAAAAACTCTTGAACAGGAACAAGATGCCTTTGATGAAATGTTAGAGCAAAGAAAAAATGACCATATTCTTTGGGTGCGGGAAATGGAACGATGCCTTTTGGAGGACGATACCTTTCGGTTGGCTACTGATCCTCATAAATGCGCCTTTGGGAAATGGTATGATGCCTATCAAACCAATAACCATTCCATTGCGTTTCACTTAAGCAAAATAGATGAGCCCCATAAAAAGCTCCATGAAACTGCTCATTTAGCTTTCGAATGCCCTCGTCAATGTGATGATTGTGAAAGAGAAAAATGCCTGCGCGATCAGCTTAAACAAGATGCACATACCTATAAAGATATTGTTGTAAGACTTTTGGACGAAACAAAAAGAATATTCCGTGAAAACACCAAAACCATGTGTGTCACTGTAAGGGATAAGCAGGACTCATTATTGGGGTTACTTGTTGATGAAGTTTTAGCTGTGGAGACAATTACAATGAAGGATTTGCCCCCCAGCTGCATGAATACCTCAGGACCTCAGCTACTCTCACATATTGGAGAAAAACAAGGTTCAGACGCCACATTTCTTGTATTAAACATGAGTGGTATTTTCAGCCTTTAG
- a CDS encoding valine--tRNA ligase: protein MKELAKSYDPSIVEEKLYERWMEKKYFHTEVDKSKKPFCIVMPPPNITGQLHMGHALDNTMQDILIRWKRMAGFNALWVPGIDHASISTELKVVQKMASEGLSKDDVGRDGFLDRAWAWKEEYGGIILNQLRKLGCSCDWDRVRFTMDEGCSDAVLEVFCRLYEKGYIYRGEKIINWCPECQTTISDAEVNHVDSAGHFYHIDYPIVGSEEKLRLATTRPETMLGDTAVAVHPEDERYKHLIGKNCILPLLNKEIPIIADDYVDREFGTGVVKITPAHDPNDFEVGLRHDLPRISVMNDDGTMNDLAGEYAGMDRYACREAIVSKLKEEGYLVRIEDITHAVGCHERCNVPIEPMIKLQWFVKMEEMAKPAMEVYENQKLRFVPDRFGKVYMHWLENIRDWCISRQLWWGHRIPAYYCADCGHITVDKHTPDKCEKCGSTNLRQDEDTLDTWFSSALWPFSTLGWPENTEEMKHFYPTSTLVTGYDIIFFWVVRMVFSGMEQIGEIPFHDVLIHGLIRDDQGRKFSKSLGNGIDPLEVIANYGADPLRLMLITGNAPGNDMRFYWERLENCRNFSNKIWNATRFVMMNLDEKVETKLLMLTSADKWILSKVNTLAKEVEDNMEHYELALAAQKVYDFLWDEYCDWYIEMVKPRLYNKEDHTREAALWTLKTVLINALKLLHPFMPFITEELFLHIQDAEESIMISDWPVYKEEWNYKENEMEIDTIKEAVRNIRNIRGEMNVAPSKKVQVFVVTENEEISHIFEHAKVFFKTLAYASEVMVQSTREGIGEDAVSVVISNATIYMPLAELVDISKEIERLEKERDKMLGEIQRVEKKLENQGFVAKAPKSLIDEEKAKGEKYKAMLAQIEERLAQMK, encoded by the coding sequence ATGAAAGAATTGGCTAAAAGTTATGATCCATCAATTGTTGAAGAAAAGCTTTATGAAAGATGGATGGAAAAGAAATATTTTCACACAGAGGTTGATAAAAGCAAAAAACCCTTCTGTATTGTTATGCCACCCCCAAACATAACAGGACAGCTGCATATGGGCCATGCTTTAGATAACACCATGCAGGATATTCTAATCCGTTGGAAGAGAATGGCGGGCTTTAATGCATTATGGGTACCGGGTATTGATCATGCCAGTATTTCTACTGAATTAAAGGTAGTTCAAAAGATGGCCTCCGAGGGTTTGAGCAAGGACGATGTTGGTCGTGACGGATTCTTGGATCGTGCATGGGCATGGAAAGAAGAATATGGTGGTATTATTTTGAACCAGCTTCGTAAATTAGGTTGTTCTTGCGATTGGGACAGAGTTCGCTTTACCATGGATGAAGGCTGTTCTGACGCTGTTCTGGAAGTATTCTGCCGATTATATGAAAAAGGCTATATCTATCGCGGTGAAAAAATCATTAACTGGTGCCCTGAGTGTCAGACCACAATTTCTGATGCTGAGGTAAATCATGTTGACTCGGCAGGACATTTTTATCATATTGATTACCCCATTGTAGGTTCTGAGGAAAAACTGCGATTGGCAACAACAAGACCTGAAACAATGCTGGGGGATACTGCTGTTGCCGTTCACCCTGAGGATGAAAGATATAAACATTTAATTGGTAAGAACTGTATTTTGCCTTTGTTAAATAAGGAGATTCCTATTATTGCTGATGATTATGTTGACCGTGAATTCGGTACGGGTGTTGTAAAAATCACACCTGCCCATGACCCTAATGACTTTGAAGTTGGTCTAAGACATGATCTGCCTCGAATCAGTGTTATGAATGATGATGGCACAATGAACGATTTGGCGGGAGAATATGCAGGCATGGATCGTTATGCATGCAGAGAAGCAATTGTTTCCAAGCTGAAAGAAGAGGGCTATTTAGTTCGTATTGAGGACATTACCCATGCTGTAGGATGTCATGAACGCTGTAATGTTCCCATTGAGCCGATGATTAAATTGCAGTGGTTTGTTAAAATGGAAGAAATGGCAAAACCTGCAATGGAAGTATATGAAAACCAGAAGCTTCGCTTTGTGCCAGACCGCTTTGGTAAGGTTTATATGCATTGGCTGGAAAATATTCGTGACTGGTGTATCTCTCGTCAGCTTTGGTGGGGACACCGCATCCCTGCATATTATTGTGCAGACTGCGGACATATCACTGTTGACAAGCATACACCGGATAAATGTGAAAAATGCGGCTCTACAAATCTTAGACAGGATGAAGATACGTTGGATACATGGTTCAGCTCAGCTTTATGGCCTTTTTCAACCTTAGGCTGGCCTGAAAATACCGAGGAGATGAAACACTTCTATCCGACAAGCACTCTGGTTACAGGGTATGATATTATCTTCTTCTGGGTAGTAAGAATGGTATTTAGCGGCATGGAGCAGATTGGTGAAATTCCATTCCATGATGTATTAATTCATGGCTTGATTCGTGATGATCAGGGTCGTAAATTCTCCAAATCTTTGGGCAATGGCATTGATCCATTGGAGGTTATTGCAAACTACGGTGCTGACCCTCTGCGTTTGATGCTTATTACTGGAAACGCACCCGGAAATGATATGCGTTTCTATTGGGAAAGATTGGAGAACTGCAGAAACTTTAGTAATAAAATTTGGAATGCAACTCGTTTTGTTATGATGAATCTGGATGAAAAAGTAGAAACAAAACTTCTCATGTTGACTTCTGCGGATAAGTGGATTCTTTCAAAGGTAAATACTTTGGCAAAAGAAGTTGAAGATAACATGGAACATTATGAATTGGCTCTGGCTGCCCAGAAGGTTTATGATTTCCTTTGGGATGAATATTGCGACTGGTATATTGAAATGGTTAAGCCTCGTTTGTACAATAAGGAAGATCATACCAGAGAGGCTGCCCTTTGGACACTGAAAACCGTTTTGATAAATGCGTTGAAGCTGTTGCACCCATTTATGCCTTTCATCACAGAGGAGCTGTTTTTACACATTCAGGATGCCGAAGAAAGTATCATGATTTCCGATTGGCCTGTATACAAGGAAGAGTGGAACTATAAAGAAAATGAAATGGAAATCGATACGATAAAAGAAGCCGTTCGTAATATCCGTAATATTCGTGGTGAAATGAACGTAGCTCCTTCCAAGAAGGTGCAGGTATTTGTTGTTACTGAAAATGAAGAAATCAGCCATATTTTTGAGCATGCAAAGGTGTTCTTTAAAACTTTGGCATATGCCAGCGAGGTTATGGTTCAAAGCACTCGAGAAGGCATTGGTGAAGATGCAGTTTCAGTGGTAATCTCCAATGCAACAATTTATATGCCTTTGGCAGAATTGGTTGATATTTCCAAGGAAATAGAGCGTTTAGAAAAAGAGCGGGATAAAATGCTGGGAGAAATTCAGCGTGTGGAGAAGAAGCTGGAAAATCAGGGCTTTGTAGCAAAAGCACCTAAGTCTTTGATTGATGAGGAAAAGGCGAAGGGTGAAAAATACAAAGCAATGTTGGCGCAGATTGAGGAACGCTTGGCTCAGATGAAGTAA